A window of Oceanispirochaeta sp. M1 genomic DNA:
GTCGACCGCCACCTGAATAGGCAGCTCTCCATCCATTTCCGGATTTTGCCAGGTAATGATATCAAGTTCTCCCTTCAAAACCATATTGATACCCACAGTGGTGCTTCCATTTGCCGCACGGATAATATCGGAGCGGCCCATCTCCTTCAGAGCATCATTGATTCCCAGCTGACAGACATTATCATCAGCAGAAATGATCCCCTTCAATTCTGAGCCGTATTCTTCAAGCCATCCCAGTACGATCTGCCTTGTATGTTCGCGGTTCAAATTCCCCGACTCTGAACTGAGAAAGGTCATATCCCTGTAGTTCTCATTGATCTGAGTAATAACACCCCACTTTCTTGCATAATATGCTGAAGTTTCATCAATATGAGTGATAACTGCATACCCGCCCTGCCCCTTCATCAGATGGGCAAAGCTCTCTGCCAGGGCTCTGCTCTGAGCCCAGTCATCCGGCCCCGTCCATGAGAGAATATATTTAAAACCTTCGGCATCGGGGAGCAGATTACTGGCAATAACGGGAACCCCCGCATCATAGATTCTTTTATAAAGATAGGAACTCTCCTGATTGGACTCAGGAATAAGTAAAATAAGATCCGGTGGATTATCAAGGACTGCCTCGATCTGTTCCTCCTGCAGGTTCGGGTCCCATTGAGAATTGTAGATATCAAGATTGATACCGAATTGCTCTGAGATCCGTGTCAGGCCGGATTTATAGGCTGAAAGATAAGGATGATTATCTGCAAGGAATGCGGCAATCCGCTTTCCCCTCACACCGTCACCGAGAACCCTGGGCTGTACTGCTTTATTTACATTCCATCCGGCATACTCTTTATCATACCAGTAATTACGGTCGGTTTTTGAATAGGAAATATCCGAATCCGGTCTGGGAGGAATCCTCTTGAGTGCTGAGTTCCAGAATATGGGCTGGTGTTTGGTTTCATCGGATATCATATGGATATATTATATACACATTACGATATAATTTTTATTTTGTATTATTTTTTTTTATACAATGTTCTACCCATTGGAGATCCATCTTCTTTAACTGAAAGATTCATAATTAAATAATTGATGCCTCCAGTCCACTGGAAAATGCGGTACTGGACAAGAATTGAAGACATAAAAGGGGTCTTGGATTTAAGAGAACAAAGGTGAGGTTGTTGACGGAGGATTATCGGCAGTGGATTCTGTAAGTTTGTTAAGTAATTTTTTTTATCGACTACTTGAATTAAAAAAACCTTTTCCTACTGTTTAGTATCATTATATTTTTTAGTTCAATTACATTATCAGAATTCATCCATTGCTCCTGAAAGTCATTTAGCCCAACTAAGGTAGCAATTGAAGCAATCGTTTTTAAATGTA
This region includes:
- a CDS encoding substrate-binding domain-containing protein; the protein is MISDETKHQPIFWNSALKRIPPRPDSDISYSKTDRNYWYDKEYAGWNVNKAVQPRVLGDGVRGKRIAAFLADNHPYLSAYKSGLTRISEQFGINLDIYNSQWDPNLQEEQIEAVLDNPPDLILLIPESNQESSYLYKRIYDAGVPVIASNLLPDAEGFKYILSWTGPDDWAQSRALAESFAHLMKGQGGYAVITHIDETSAYYARKWGVITQINENYRDMTFLSSESGNLNREHTRQIVLGWLEEYGSELKGIISADDNVCQLGINDALKEMGRSDIIRAANGSTTVGINMVLKGELDIITWQNPEMDGELPIQVAVDWFKGLQISPLRYLPVKILDKENISSINSKEIPFSKCDPDILYKCILEIDEEGINRYFELILDEVHDHPTISSEYIQGFSFEILSNLLNLIKTESLDGPSIMGSYEDLFKNLVRQRTSEGAIEWLRSISIKLCLNISERRSTPKSVGKLIVDYVNSNFTTPMSLKTLSVQFNLSAAYLGQLFREETNEVFSTYLNTIRIERACKLLDQNIISASQVGIDVGFSSSNYFFRTFHKYLGCSPAEYKNRNQPFDVSPEE